The following proteins are encoded in a genomic region of Caldicoprobacter guelmensis:
- a CDS encoding extracellular solute-binding protein codes for MKKRLFCLSMVLVLFLSLVACSADSGEKKDTTTSEKGTTTTESSTETANDKGSEKIKLSGTQLGYNDDQIAAAEAKGLTPFDEYYIAVRRTIEKEYPNYEVEYLDWGWAETLDQKQRAAITAGDPPSVVAGETFMPTYANSGILEPLPQDIVDMVNPSFLIKDKNGVPMAVAHKASIFMLFYNKKLLAEAGLDPNAEIKTWEDWRNAAKIVTEKGNGKVWGGGIPTFPHFGGALRVTPFLRQKGTDFGGGTKINLTDPRVIETLQFIREMNAYFPPGLGNSADEGPLWEAFEKTQNIAFAVNGSWQAAGCKRNNMDWGVAPLPLPEGGQIGNCMVGAVYVGVPKNAKNKEHAFNLIRAQLKKENLLIWLKESVCVPLKSIIEDESLYADDPVLLVAMRALREGTYSGLTTFDKNDAQIWEIINTKVLARVTMTNDPIEQICAEAQKEIENLLK; via the coding sequence ATGAAAAAAAGATTGTTTTGCTTAAGTATGGTGTTGGTGTTATTTCTTTCATTGGTAGCATGTAGTGCTGATTCTGGTGAGAAGAAAGACACTACAACTAGCGAGAAGGGCACTACAACTACTGAAAGCAGCACAGAAACGGCAAATGATAAAGGCAGTGAAAAGATAAAACTTTCTGGAACGCAGCTCGGTTATAATGACGATCAAATTGCAGCGGCTGAAGCCAAAGGATTGACACCTTTTGATGAATACTATATAGCTGTGCGCAGAACCATTGAAAAAGAATATCCCAATTATGAAGTAGAGTATTTAGACTGGGGTTGGGCTGAAACTTTGGACCAAAAGCAACGTGCTGCTATAACAGCTGGAGATCCTCCAAGTGTGGTAGCAGGGGAAACGTTTATGCCTACTTATGCCAACAGCGGTATACTTGAACCATTGCCTCAGGATATAGTCGATATGGTTAATCCCTCGTTCCTGATAAAGGACAAGAATGGGGTTCCTATGGCGGTGGCTCACAAGGCTTCTATATTCATGCTTTTTTACAATAAGAAGCTATTGGCTGAGGCTGGGTTAGATCCTAATGCAGAAATTAAGACATGGGAAGATTGGCGTAATGCTGCAAAAATTGTTACTGAAAAAGGTAATGGAAAAGTATGGGGCGGCGGTATTCCGACATTCCCTCATTTCGGAGGAGCATTGCGTGTTACCCCATTTTTGCGCCAGAAAGGCACAGATTTTGGTGGGGGTACAAAAATAAATCTGACAGATCCCCGTGTGATAGAGACTTTACAGTTTATTCGTGAAATGAATGCTTATTTCCCACCAGGACTGGGTAACAGTGCAGATGAGGGGCCGTTGTGGGAGGCATTTGAAAAAACACAGAATATAGCTTTCGCAGTCAACGGCTCTTGGCAAGCTGCAGGCTGTAAGCGTAATAACATGGACTGGGGTGTGGCTCCATTACCATTACCTGAAGGTGGACAGATTGGAAACTGCATGGTGGGAGCTGTTTATGTAGGAGTGCCAAAGAATGCCAAGAATAAAGAACATGCATTTAATCTTATCCGAGCTCAACTCAAAAAAGAAAATCTACTAATTTGGTTGAAGGAATCTGTATGTGTACCATTAAAATCAATTATCGAAGATGAGAGCCTTTATGCCGATGATCCTGTTCTTTTAGTGGCGATGAGGGCTTTGCGAGAGGGAACATATTCGGGGTTAACCACCTTTGACAAAAATGATGCTCAGATATGGGAAATCATTAATACGAAGGTATTGGCCCGTGTGACGATGACAAATGATCCGATAGAACAAATTTGTGCTGAGGCTCAGAAAGAAATTGAAAATCTCCTCAAATGA
- a CDS encoding carbohydrate ABC transporter permease, which produces MFAGVRYKSVQDARIERKRKVLTRSQREARRAYMIILPYYIYIALWSLIPLLIGFFLGFTEFNGLGSVPKWVGLSNFKTFFATREYLVLLWRQIWIGMLCLFTNTIFSFILGLALNVKSRIRGFFRTAVYVPSVAAVSTTTAVVVALLNPVDGGLNKFLTLIGAKPIVWNYSQFWMVFWIVVYFVWRNVGPAAIIWLGGLQSIDPSLYEAARVDGAKKWQEIRYITIPGLKFIAAYIILTGVINVMQMFDVVMFISRGNPYGKTDVLMYRIYRDGIQSFNMGMAGAESIILGMITLVFALLYYKLIVRGEK; this is translated from the coding sequence ATGTTCGCAGGTGTCCGGTATAAAAGTGTACAAGATGCTAGAATCGAAAGAAAACGAAAAGTTCTAACGCGTTCTCAACGGGAAGCAAGGCGTGCGTATATGATAATACTTCCATATTACATTTATATAGCTTTATGGAGTTTAATACCATTGTTGATAGGATTTTTCTTGGGTTTTACAGAGTTCAATGGGCTGGGTAGCGTGCCCAAATGGGTTGGTTTATCAAATTTTAAGACCTTTTTTGCGACGAGAGAGTATCTCGTGCTTTTATGGAGACAAATATGGATAGGAATGCTCTGCCTTTTTACCAATACAATATTTTCTTTTATACTGGGATTGGCTTTAAATGTTAAGAGCCGTATAAGAGGATTTTTTAGAACAGCCGTATATGTTCCTTCGGTTGCTGCTGTTTCTACAACCACAGCAGTGGTTGTGGCTTTACTGAATCCAGTGGATGGGGGTCTTAATAAGTTTCTTACGCTTATAGGTGCTAAGCCGATTGTATGGAATTATTCACAGTTCTGGATGGTATTTTGGATTGTGGTATACTTTGTTTGGCGTAATGTTGGACCGGCTGCAATAATATGGTTGGGAGGTTTACAATCTATTGATCCTAGTCTTTATGAGGCCGCAAGAGTAGATGGCGCTAAGAAGTGGCAGGAAATACGTTATATTACGATTCCTGGTTTAAAGTTTATTGCAGCATATATCATACTTACTGGCGTAATTAATGTGATGCAGATGTTTGACGTGGTTATGTTTATATCTAGGGGTAATCCTTACGGCAAAACAGATGTTCTTATGTATCGTATATATCGCGATGGAATACAGAGTTTTAATATGGGGATGGCTGGCGCAGAGTCTATTATATTGGGAATGATTACGCTCGTGTTTGCATTGTTGTATTATAAATTGATAGTACGAGGTGAAAAGTAG
- a CDS encoding ABC transporter permease subunit, whose translation MARSRLRFSYLVWFIVMCIVSLIMVYPFVFSFLAGLNDKKDFGHLGTLLPIPRKIVLSNFLYIFTPSGIRPLWNTIFRTTWYTLMVSLMAVLVGYVMARYEFKGKKLFFAIIICSQLVPGVLTLIPSFVMVSRIPFAGGNNWMGIGGKGLINNRLMLFLPFGWDKLLWVFLFMQSMRSLPKDLEEAAEIDGCSFMRMIFRILIPLQKPIIAVIAVNTALSTWNDWLTPFIYINRIQDSTLPAYVGMLTAQLQAFGERDYPKLFATATVAIVPPFLIFLFMQKYIVQGIASVGIKG comes from the coding sequence GTGGCCAGATCAAGATTGAGGTTCTCCTATTTAGTATGGTTTATTGTAATGTGTATTGTTTCGTTAATAATGGTATATCCGTTCGTATTTTCTTTCTTGGCTGGGCTTAATGATAAAAAAGATTTTGGACATCTTGGTACACTGCTACCTATTCCCAGAAAAATTGTTTTATCTAATTTTTTATACATTTTTACTCCAAGTGGTATAAGGCCTTTGTGGAATACGATTTTTAGAACTACTTGGTATACTTTGATGGTGTCTCTAATGGCTGTCCTTGTAGGTTATGTAATGGCGAGATACGAGTTTAAAGGTAAAAAGCTTTTTTTCGCAATAATTATTTGTTCACAGCTTGTACCAGGTGTATTAACTTTAATTCCTTCTTTTGTGATGGTATCCAGAATTCCTTTTGCTGGTGGTAATAACTGGATGGGAATAGGAGGAAAAGGTTTAATTAATAATAGATTGATGTTATTTTTACCTTTTGGTTGGGATAAATTATTATGGGTTTTTTTGTTTATGCAATCAATGCGATCTTTGCCTAAGGATCTTGAGGAAGCTGCTGAGATAGATGGTTGTAGTTTCATGAGGATGATATTTAGGATACTTATTCCTTTACAGAAACCAATAATTGCAGTTATCGCTGTTAATACGGCATTATCGACGTGGAATGATTGGTTGACTCCATTCATTTATATAAATAGAATTCAGGACTCAACGTTACCTGCATATGTAGGTATGCTTACTGCGCAGTTACAGGCATTTGGAGAAAGAGATTATCCTAAATTATTTGCGACAGCTACTGTTGCAATTGTTCCGCCGTTTTTAATATTCCTCTTTATGCAAAAGTATATTGTCCAAGGTATTGCTTCTGTAGGAATAAAGGGATAA
- a CDS encoding glycyl-radical enzyme activating protein — MPTAILSESNLKDKIVGRIFDIQRFAVHDGPGIRTTVFFKGCSNRCGWCHNPESITSENQIQYYPSRCVYCGNCGVCCPQGCHVFTDYKHVFDRSKCRACGLCTQTCYVNALVLCGRSVTVDDVMEQIVADIVYYQKSGGGVTLSGGEPVLQNRFCLELLKSIKALNIHTIIQTAGNYDYIKLKDLLPYVDLVMYDIKAYSENIYRTHIHGDRDTMFNNLIKLDSEGIPIIVRTPVVGSVNDTADEIMLIVKFLQNIKNLKEYVLIPYHGLGKAKYESLGKEYRNTYYTPGPDVMLNLKNLAAQYLPVPVLVL; from the coding sequence ATGCCAACAGCGATATTGTCAGAAAGCAATTTGAAAGATAAAATCGTAGGCCGAATATTTGATATACAGCGTTTTGCAGTTCATGATGGTCCCGGAATAAGAACGACGGTGTTCTTTAAAGGTTGCAGTAATAGGTGTGGTTGGTGCCATAACCCAGAATCGATTACTAGTGAAAATCAAATTCAATATTATCCGAGCCGCTGCGTATATTGTGGAAACTGTGGTGTATGTTGTCCTCAGGGATGTCATGTTTTTACGGATTACAAACACGTGTTTGACAGATCCAAGTGTAGAGCATGTGGGCTATGCACGCAAACGTGCTATGTAAATGCGTTGGTTTTATGCGGGAGGTCGGTAACTGTAGACGATGTGATGGAACAAATAGTGGCTGATATAGTTTATTATCAAAAGTCAGGAGGTGGAGTTACACTATCAGGAGGTGAGCCGGTCCTACAAAACCGTTTTTGTTTGGAGCTTTTAAAGAGTATAAAGGCCCTTAATATTCACACTATAATTCAAACAGCTGGTAACTACGATTATATTAAACTTAAAGATTTGTTGCCTTATGTAGATCTTGTTATGTATGATATTAAAGCATATAGTGAGAATATTTACAGGACTCATATTCATGGTGATAGAGATACAATGTTTAATAATTTAATAAAATTGGATAGTGAAGGTATACCTATTATTGTGCGTACACCTGTTGTAGGTTCTGTAAATGACACTGCGGATGAGATAATGTTAATAGTTAAGTTTTTGCAGAATATTAAAAATTTAAAAGAGTATGTTTTGATTCCATATCATGGTTTGGGAAAAGCTAAGTATGAGTCACTGGGAAAGGAATATCGGAATACGTATTATACACCAGGGCCTGATGTAATGTTGAACCTTAAGAACTTAGCGGCTCAATACTTGCCGGTACCGGTATTAGTGTTATAA
- a CDS encoding pyruvate formate lyase family protein, whose translation MSIPSYSERIEALRKTKLEFNDIKIKKLGSYNFDDHGWIPFEEPIEFEIVRDPDSGLVVGMDAVSKTFANYLDAHPVYIHPMSAFAGAWAGNVPGACDDPWRPEHRFTEQEPLFEKYNITTRGLYGMNHCGPDLRIGLELGWGGLLRKIRYYRKFNNPVDTSFYDGEERLVEAIQRWIKRHVDYARHQAMITQDEFIRNNLLQIADINEWLIENPPRTLREAMQFICWFQCVDRMYFNGGAGQELDELLRPYYEADKANGIIVDDEEVVWYVASMLFNDTHYWQIGGQSPADGHDLTSRISFLILEGMHRLKIPANIALRIHENTNEKLFDKAVEYLFEDGTGVSFSCSGGLDKGFARNGFPITLARMRAKVGCNWTALPGIEYCLQDVTRICLAKPLLIALDEMIASDEENSMENLLRRYEAHLREAINVIKDGVDWHVKYKHLNKPEIVLNLFAHGPIERGVDMSNGGVDIYNFACDATALATVADSLAAIEKFVVIEKKITWEELQTILKNNWKDAEHIRLMFKSIPRYGSGNSRADYYARLVADMYTKLMIGSPTKAGFRVIPGIFSHGDVYIHGKNLPATPNGRFDGDPISHGANPDPGFLPGGGTAPTAKANAVASVQPGYGNSAPLQIDMDSKLAKERGGKEIIKAFIRAHNEMGGTLININVVSKEKILEAHANPDKYPDLVVRVTGYSAFFKSLSKEYRQQIVDRWIGHD comes from the coding sequence ATGAGTATACCGAGTTATTCTGAAAGAATTGAAGCACTGCGCAAAACTAAGCTGGAATTCAATGATATTAAAATAAAAAAGCTGGGTTCATATAATTTTGATGATCATGGATGGATTCCATTCGAAGAGCCTATTGAATTTGAAATAGTTAGGGATCCCGATAGTGGACTGGTTGTCGGGATGGATGCTGTTTCCAAAACGTTTGCGAATTACTTAGATGCACATCCTGTATATATTCATCCTATGAGTGCCTTTGCGGGAGCCTGGGCAGGGAACGTACCTGGGGCATGTGATGACCCATGGAGACCAGAACATAGATTCACAGAACAGGAGCCTTTGTTTGAGAAATATAATATTACCACCCGTGGTTTGTACGGAATGAATCACTGTGGTCCTGATCTTAGGATCGGTTTGGAACTTGGATGGGGAGGCCTTTTACGGAAAATAAGATACTACAGAAAATTTAACAATCCCGTCGATACATCTTTTTATGATGGTGAAGAACGGCTGGTAGAGGCTATACAACGTTGGATTAAAAGGCACGTTGATTACGCCCGTCACCAGGCAATGATTACTCAGGATGAATTCATAAGGAACAATCTTTTACAAATTGCCGATATAAACGAGTGGTTAATTGAAAATCCTCCTCGTACATTGCGGGAGGCTATGCAGTTTATATGCTGGTTTCAATGCGTAGATCGAATGTACTTTAACGGTGGAGCAGGACAGGAGCTTGACGAACTATTGCGGCCTTATTACGAAGCTGATAAAGCAAATGGGATAATAGTAGATGATGAGGAAGTGGTTTGGTATGTTGCCAGTATGTTGTTTAACGATACTCATTACTGGCAAATTGGTGGGCAAAGTCCAGCTGATGGACATGACTTAACAAGTCGTATATCATTTTTAATTTTAGAAGGGATGCACAGGTTGAAAATTCCGGCTAATATAGCCTTGCGCATTCACGAAAATACAAATGAAAAACTTTTTGATAAAGCAGTAGAGTATCTTTTTGAAGATGGGACAGGTGTATCATTTTCATGTTCTGGAGGCTTAGATAAGGGTTTTGCACGTAATGGTTTTCCAATTACATTGGCTCGAATGCGGGCAAAAGTTGGTTGTAACTGGACAGCTCTTCCAGGTATAGAATACTGCCTCCAGGATGTAACGCGTATTTGTCTGGCAAAACCTTTGCTGATTGCGTTAGACGAGATGATTGCATCAGATGAAGAAAATAGTATGGAAAACCTGCTACGAAGATACGAGGCACATTTAAGGGAAGCTATCAACGTCATTAAAGATGGGGTTGATTGGCATGTAAAGTACAAGCACCTGAACAAGCCTGAGATAGTGCTGAATCTTTTTGCACATGGCCCGATAGAACGCGGGGTGGATATGTCCAATGGAGGAGTAGACATTTATAATTTTGCATGTGATGCCACTGCATTGGCTACAGTAGCTGATTCTTTGGCCGCTATAGAAAAATTTGTTGTTATTGAGAAAAAAATAACATGGGAAGAGCTGCAGACCATACTGAAAAACAATTGGAAAGACGCGGAACATATTCGGCTTATGTTTAAAAGTATACCTCGCTATGGTTCCGGCAATTCCAGAGCAGACTATTATGCTAGACTTGTGGCTGATATGTATACAAAGCTTATGATTGGTTCGCCAACTAAAGCTGGTTTCCGTGTGATACCGGGCATTTTCTCTCATGGAGATGTGTATATCCATGGCAAAAACCTTCCGGCAACACCAAATGGAAGGTTTGATGGCGATCCAATTTCACATGGTGCCAATCCTGATCCTGGATTTCTTCCCGGTGGAGGAACTGCGCCTACAGCAAAGGCTAATGCTGTTGCTTCTGTTCAGCCAGGTTATGGTAATTCTGCACCGCTGCAAATAGATATGGATAGCAAACTGGCGAAAGAAAGAGGAGGTAAAGAAATTATCAAGGCATTTATAAGGGCACATAATGAAATGGGAGGAACTCTGATCAATATCAATGTGGTGTCAAAAGAAAAGATACTAGAAGCTCACGCTAATCCTGATAAATACCCTGATCTGGTAGTAAGGGTGACAGGATATAGTGCTTTCTTTAAATCACTCTCTAAAGAATACAGGCAACAGATTGTAGATCGATGGATAGGGCATGATTGA
- the trpE gene encoding anthranilate synthase component I, translating to MIFPNEAEFRRLRGNGSVVPVTLKLNADELTPISLFYSLKGRRKFLLESAENGRNWGRYSFLGCNPYMAISSYGDQIFIEKDGKIETVAGKVLDEVKKYMSRYNMASIMGIPPFTGGAVGYVGYDVVRQYEKLPDKNPDLIQVPEAYLMFYKDVIAYDHFYHTVSIVCNVLPEDQVEYSDVVDRLNSIKDQITKMEEIHPLDMTSNLEYIHSNYDKESFCKIVQKAKEYIVAGDVFQVVLSQRLTAITYTEPFDAYRKLRFLNPSPYMFYIDFEDFQIVGSSPESLVNVEGRTVRTNPIAGTRPRGKTKEEDERLKEELLSDEKERAEHVMLVDLGRNDIGKVSKFGSVKVDRFMGVDMYSHVMHIVSTVSGQLKDDKDCFDALVACLPAGTVSGAPKIRAMEIIDELENVRRGIYAGAVGYFAYTGNMDMCIAIRTIVFKGQKAYIQAGAGIVYDSIPELEYQETLNKAMALKEVL from the coding sequence ATGATATTCCCAAATGAGGCGGAGTTTAGAAGATTAAGGGGAAATGGTAGCGTTGTACCTGTAACGTTGAAATTAAACGCCGATGAGCTTACACCTATTAGCTTGTTTTACAGTTTGAAGGGCAGGAGAAAGTTTTTACTTGAAAGTGCGGAAAATGGTAGGAACTGGGGCAGGTATTCTTTTCTGGGCTGTAATCCTTACATGGCCATTAGTAGCTACGGGGACCAGATATTTATAGAAAAAGATGGGAAAATCGAGACCGTTGCCGGTAAAGTTCTAGATGAGGTAAAAAAATACATGAGTCGGTACAACATGGCATCGATAATGGGAATACCTCCCTTTACGGGAGGTGCGGTGGGGTATGTGGGCTATGACGTAGTGAGGCAGTATGAAAAGCTACCAGACAAAAATCCCGACCTCATTCAGGTGCCTGAAGCTTATCTGATGTTCTACAAGGATGTCATAGCATATGACCATTTTTACCACACTGTGTCCATTGTTTGCAATGTATTGCCGGAAGACCAGGTGGAATACAGTGATGTGGTGGATAGATTGAACAGTATAAAGGACCAAATCACAAAAATGGAAGAAATTCATCCTCTTGACATGACAAGCAATCTCGAGTATATCCATTCCAATTACGATAAGGAGAGTTTTTGTAAAATTGTTCAAAAGGCAAAAGAGTATATAGTTGCCGGCGATGTGTTTCAGGTGGTTCTGTCTCAAAGGCTGACTGCGATTACATACACCGAACCCTTTGATGCTTATAGAAAATTGCGCTTCCTTAATCCTTCACCGTATATGTTCTATATAGACTTTGAGGACTTCCAAATAGTGGGTTCATCACCTGAAAGCCTAGTGAACGTTGAGGGACGTACGGTAAGAACCAATCCTATAGCGGGAACAAGGCCCAGGGGTAAAACCAAGGAGGAGGATGAGAGGCTGAAAGAGGAACTTTTATCGGATGAAAAAGAGAGAGCTGAGCATGTCATGTTAGTGGATCTAGGGAGGAACGACATCGGCAAGGTGAGCAAATTTGGCTCGGTGAAAGTTGACAGGTTTATGGGAGTGGATATGTACTCGCATGTCATGCATATAGTTTCCACGGTTTCAGGCCAGCTTAAGGATGACAAGGATTGCTTTGATGCGTTGGTGGCCTGTTTACCGGCTGGTACGGTATCGGGTGCCCCCAAGATAAGAGCCATGGAGATAATTGATGAGCTGGAAAATGTAAGGCGGGGCATATACGCAGGAGCGGTTGGATACTTCGCTTATACGGGAAACATGGATATGTGCATAGCCATAAGAACCATTGTTTTCAAAGGTCAGAAAGCGTATATACAGGCAGGTGCGGGGATTGTATACGATTCTATACCTGAACTTGAATACCAGGAGACGCTTAACAAGGCTATGGCGCTCAAGGAGGTGCTTTGA
- a CDS encoding anthranilate synthase component II, with amino-acid sequence MVILIDNYDSFTYNLYQYIGEIYPHVEVVRNDEITVDEVISSGAKRIVLSPGPGRPEDAGICVELIKRLNGQIPILGICLGHQAIGYAYGAKVVRANRILHGKTSMVIHNGKGILCGVKNPIRATRYHSLVLDEESLPPELEVTARTPDGTIMAVSHRRLPVYGIQFHPESILTEHGKKILKNFMGGIISVE; translated from the coding sequence ATGGTGATTTTGATAGATAATTATGATTCCTTTACCTACAATTTATACCAGTATATCGGCGAGATTTATCCCCATGTAGAAGTGGTAAGAAACGATGAAATAACGGTGGATGAGGTTATTAGTTCTGGTGCCAAGAGGATAGTGCTGTCGCCGGGGCCTGGCAGGCCTGAAGATGCCGGCATATGCGTTGAGCTTATAAAAAGGCTCAACGGTCAAATTCCCATTCTCGGCATTTGTCTGGGGCATCAGGCTATAGGATATGCTTATGGTGCAAAAGTGGTGCGTGCGAACAGAATACTGCACGGCAAGACTTCAATGGTTATACACAACGGAAAAGGGATACTGTGTGGAGTAAAAAACCCCATACGCGCAACTCGATATCATTCCCTGGTGCTGGATGAGGAGAGCTTACCGCCAGAACTAGAGGTTACGGCTCGTACGCCGGACGGAACCATCATGGCGGTGAGTCACAGAAGACTGCCGGTCTACGGAATACAGTTTCATCCTGAATCCATACTCACAGAGCACGGCAAAAAAATACTGAAAAATTTCATGGGAGGGATCATAAGTGTTGAGTGA
- the trpD gene encoding anthranilate phosphoribosyltransferase, translating into MLSEVLKKIVSGEHLTQEEAALSMDYIMDGSATPSQIGAFLVALRMKGETIPEITGCALSMRLKAQKVVLDDYAIDTCGTGGDGGRTFNISTAVAIIAAAAGVKVAKHGNRAVSSKSGSADVLEALGIKIEMSPEMVVECIKRTHIGFLFAPHYHVSMKNVVGPRRELGIRTIFNILGPLTNPAGVKGQVLGVYDGRLVHSLAEVLINLGTQRAMVVHGLDGLDEITTTTRTMVSEVKEGEIIDYEIDPAEYGIPYAKPQDIAGADAEYNAELIKRILKGEKGPARDIVLLNAAAALYVGNDAESIKEGLEKAAYLIDSGAAYEKLKEFIRVSREVAYVS; encoded by the coding sequence GTGTTGAGTGAAGTGCTGAAAAAAATAGTGTCGGGTGAGCACTTGACCCAAGAAGAGGCGGCGCTGTCTATGGATTATATAATGGACGGCAGCGCTACGCCGTCACAGATAGGCGCTTTTCTGGTGGCGTTGCGTATGAAGGGGGAAACCATTCCCGAGATAACAGGGTGTGCCCTTTCCATGAGGCTTAAGGCCCAAAAAGTGGTTCTAGACGACTATGCAATAGATACTTGCGGTACAGGTGGGGATGGTGGCAGGACTTTTAACATATCGACGGCGGTGGCAATTATTGCAGCAGCTGCTGGGGTGAAGGTGGCAAAGCATGGCAACAGGGCGGTGTCCAGCAAAAGCGGGAGTGCAGATGTGCTTGAGGCCCTGGGCATCAAGATTGAGATGTCACCCGAGATGGTGGTTGAGTGCATCAAGAGGACGCATATAGGCTTCCTGTTTGCTCCTCATTACCATGTATCCATGAAGAATGTGGTTGGACCGCGGCGAGAGCTGGGGATAAGGACAATTTTCAACATATTGGGTCCGCTTACCAATCCCGCTGGTGTTAAGGGGCAGGTTTTAGGTGTGTATGATGGGCGGCTGGTACACAGCCTAGCGGAGGTATTAATTAATTTGGGCACTCAAAGGGCAATGGTGGTACATGGCTTGGATGGCCTTGATGAAATCACTACTACCACGAGGACAATGGTAAGTGAGGTCAAGGAGGGAGAGATAATCGATTATGAGATAGATCCCGCTGAGTACGGTATTCCTTATGCCAAGCCCCAAGACATCGCGGGCGCTGATGCAGAATACAACGCTGAGCTGATAAAAAGGATATTAAAAGGCGAAAAAGGCCCTGCGCGGGATATAGTCCTCCTGAATGCTGCTGCTGCGCTGTACGTTGGCAATGACGCGGAGAGCATAAAGGAAGGGCTTGAAAAAGCTGCATACTTGATCGATTCTGGTGCGGCGTATGAAAAGTTAAAGGAATTCATAAGGGTGAGCAGGGAGGTGGCATATGTTTCTTGA
- the trpC gene encoding indole-3-glycerol phosphate synthase TrpC: MFLDEIIAYKKDRVKEQKQKKSLRVLEEEMQCAPLHRNFVKALRQSSCGSRDEVKIIAEIKKASPSKGVIRKDVVPADVARLYQEGGADAISVLTEDKYFMGCDAFLQEVKQAVSCPVLRKDFIIDPYQIYQSKALGADAVLLIVAVLGKKLKEFYNLAKSLELECLVEVHDEKELEIALDCGVEIIGINNRDLKSFTVSLDTTQKLISMIPEHIVKVSESGIKSLEDIRCLKSIGVDAFLIGETLMTANDVVGTLRRFKGIP; encoded by the coding sequence ATGTTTCTTGATGAAATAATAGCTTATAAGAAAGACCGCGTGAAGGAACAAAAGCAAAAAAAATCATTAAGAGTGTTGGAAGAGGAGATGCAGTGTGCACCGCTACACAGGAATTTTGTTAAGGCGCTACGCCAGAGTAGTTGTGGTAGCCGAGATGAAGTAAAGATTATTGCTGAGATAAAGAAGGCATCACCCTCCAAAGGAGTTATAAGAAAGGATGTAGTACCGGCTGATGTTGCAAGGTTATATCAGGAGGGTGGAGCAGATGCCATCTCGGTTTTAACTGAGGATAAGTACTTTATGGGGTGTGATGCCTTCTTGCAGGAGGTCAAGCAAGCGGTTTCATGTCCTGTGCTTAGGAAGGATTTTATAATAGATCCCTATCAGATTTATCAATCCAAGGCGCTAGGGGCTGATGCTGTCTTGCTCATCGTAGCTGTTTTAGGGAAGAAACTGAAGGAGTTTTACAACCTCGCAAAATCCCTGGAACTGGAATGCCTGGTGGAGGTCCATGACGAAAAAGAACTGGAAATTGCACTAGATTGTGGGGTGGAGATAATAGGCATAAACAACCGTGACCTTAAAAGTTTTACAGTAAGCCTTGATACCACCCAAAAGCTCATAAGTATGATTCCTGAACATATCGTGAAGGTGTCGGAAAGTGGCATAAAATCGCTAGAGGATATAAGGTGCCTTAAGTCCATAGGTGTGGATGCATTTTTGATAGGCGAGACTTTGATGACTGCAAACGACGTGGTAGGAACTCTCAGAAGGTTTAAAGGGATCCCATGA